From the Salmo trutta chromosome 2, fSalTru1.1, whole genome shotgun sequence genome, one window contains:
- the nolc1 gene encoding nucleolar and coiled-body phosphoprotein 1 isoform X4 has product MCFSGVFFVTFYRATAFRCACDFGDFLPHEPLVKMAEQSSVPSDLYKHVYSFLLENKFTKAAQHFIKQAKVPPQDEKETAGLLDIFNFWVKSPEAKKRKALPIGPENSDSPSAKKAKTAESSSEESSSDEEEAAVAAKAAPTAAKAPRPAKSDSSSSDDSSDEEEAVAKKPAAAKAPVKTPVVSAVRKKDSSSSSESSEDEAKAPAAKRKAPAATPKVGKAAAVTPKAAAQKKTASSSSSEDSSSEDEAPTKTPVKPPGPVKTPPAKAAESSSDDSSSDEEEASPSNKTKSGAYRAVPPSAAAKTPAAKDSSSSDSSDDEEEEKKKKKVPTKAVPVKTTPAKTVTPKASAAAKKAESSSESTDSSSEEEEEEAAKKPAAKATPAKATPAKATPAKATPAKATPAKATPAKATPAKATPAEDSDSSSEDEEEAKKPVVIRVKSTAVKITVTPAKEDSSSDSSSEEEGSKTVKVAPATAAVTVAEVKEQGAKTVTVAGAKATVKVVEDSSSSSSSEDDEEGTVKVAPAKATPTVTRGKAAESSSDTDSSSEDEEEAKKPAAKVTPAKVAPAKKSDPSSSDSDSSSEDETPAKPAAAAPKAPAKAATENSSDSESSSEDDEPPAKKAPPAKKATPASVAKPASKPATPVTKAAAAESSSDSDSSSEDDEPPAKKATPSTVPKSASKPAIPVTKAAESSSDSDSSSDEDEAIANKPTSKPATPLVTKSASKPATPVVTKSAPAKAAAESSSDSDSSDSEDQAAAAKKTTTKPAAKRPAVKTPAKAAESSSSEESSSEEEEASKKHVKPAATTKTTTAARPKAKEDSSSSDDSSDEEAAPKPAAVKATTPASAKKAAESSSDSSDSSDSEVETETAKTTPAKPALTNGKPATPKATTSAVKATKPTKAAESSSSEESSSEEEASKKAVKPTASPKTTTAARPKTTPAATPKTTPAARPKTKEASSSSDDSSSEEEVAVKAPAAVTTPIANGTVNGKRKRDGEASEDEEELTTPKNKKAATTTPQTFPKVSKKNKRGGN; this is encoded by the exons ATGTGCTTTTCCGGGGTTTTTTTTGTGACGTTTTATCGCGCGACAGCGTTTCGCTGCGCATGCGACTTCGGCGATTTTCTTCCACACGAGCCTCTGGTGAAAATGGCGGAGCAAAGTTCCGTGCCGAGTGATCTTTACAAACATGTATATTCATTTCTACTGGAGAACAAGTTTACCAAGGCCGCCCAACACTTCATCAAACAAGCTAAAGTG CCACCCCAGGATGAAAAAGAAACTGCTGGTCTTCTTGACATCTTTAACTTCTGGGTAAA GTCTCCCGAAGCTAAGAAACGCAAGGCGCTGCCCATCGGTCCAGAAAACAGTGACAGTCCGTCTGCTAAGAAGGCAAAGACTGCAGAGAGCTCCAGTGAGGAGTCAAGCAGTGATGAGGAGGAAGCTGCGGTAGCTGCCAAGGCTGCACCCACAG CAGCCAAGGCTCCACGCCCTGCTAAATCAGATTCCAGCAGCAGTGATGATTCCAGTGACGAGGAGGAGGCTGTAGCAAAG AAACCTGCAGCAGCCAAAGCCCCAGTGAAGACCCCTGTGGTGTCAGCAGTCAGGAAAAAGGACTCCAGCTCCAGCAGTGAGTCATCTGAAGATGAGGCCAAAGCTCCTGCAGCTA AACGAAAGGCTCCTGCCGCGACCCCTAAGGTAGGAAAGGCTGCAGCCGTGACCCCTAAGGCAGCAGCTCAGAAGAAGACTgcgagcagcagcagtagtgagGACAGCTCCAGTGAAGACGAGGCGCCCACTAAG ACCCCGGTGAAACCCCCTGGCCCTGTCAAGACCCCTCCAGCTAAGGCCGCCGAGTCCAGCAGTGACGACTCTTCGTCAGATGAAGAGGAGGCCTCTCccagcaacaagacaaaatcag gTGCTTACAGGGCTGTCCCACCCTCTGCTGCAGCTAAGACCCCTGCTGCTAAGGACAGTAGTTCCTCAGACAGcagtgatgatgaggaggaggagaagaagaagaagaaagtgcCAA CTAAAGCAGTCCCAGTCAAAACCACCCCGGCCAAGACTGTGACCCCCAAAGCTTCTGCAGCTGCTAAGAAGGCAGAGTCCAGCTCTGAGAGCACAG ACTCCAgctctgaagaagaagaagaagaagcagcaaaGAAGCCAGCGGCTAAGGCTACCCCGGCTAAGGCTACCCCGGCTAAGGCTACCCCGGCTAAGGCTACCCCGGCTAAGGCTACCCCGGCTAAGGCTACCCCGGCTAAGGCTACCCCGGCTAAGGCTACCCCAGCAGAAGACTCCGACTCCAGCTCTGAGGATGAAGAAGAGGCTAAGAAGCCAGTAGTAATAAGGGTTAAGTCCACAGCTGTCAAAATAACGGTTACCCCTGCCAAGGAAGACTCTTCCTCAGACTCCAGCTCGGAGGAGGAGGGTTCGAAGACTGTGAAAGTAGCGCCAGCCACAGCAGCAGTAACGGTGGCAGAGGTAAAGGAGCAGGGGGCCAAGACTGTGACTGTAGCGGGGGCCAAGGCTACTGTGAAGGTGGTGGAAGACAGCTCCTCTTCCTCGAGCTCCGAGGATGACGAAGAGGGGACAGTGAAAGTAGCACCAGCTAAGGCGACTCCTACCGTGACCCGAGGCAAGGCTGCTGAATCCTCCTCGGACACTGACTCAAGCTCAGAAGATGAGGAAGAGGCTAAAAAGCCAGCAGCCAAGGTCACCCCAGCCAAGGTGGCCCCAGCTAAGAAATCCGACCCTTCCAGCTCTG ACTCTGACAGCAGTTCTGAGGACGAGACACCAGCTAAACCTGCTGCAGCTGCCCCCAAGGCCCCAGCCAAGGCTGCTACAGAAAACAGCTCGGATTCAGAATCTTCTTCTGAAGATGACGAACCCCCAGCTAAGAAGGCTCCCCCAGCTAAGAAGGCTACCCCAGCCTCTGTTGCTAAACCAGCCTCCAAACCAGCCACTCCGGTTACTAAAGCAGCTGCAGCGGAGAGCAGCTCGGACTCCGACTCTTCTTCTGAAGATGACGAACCCCCAGCTAAGAAGGCTACCCCATCCACTGTTCCTAAATCAGCTTCCAAACCAGCCATCCCGGTTACTAAAGCAGCCGAGAGCAGTTCAGACTCCGACTCTAGCTCAGATGAGGATGAGGCCATAGCTAACAAGCCTACCTCTAAACCAGCCACCCCACTGGTGACTAAATCAGCCTCTAAACCAGCCACCCCAGTGGTGACTAAATCAGCCCCAGCCAAGGCAGCAGCCGAGAGCAGCTCCGATTCAGACAGCTCGGACTCGGAGGACCAGGCTGCTGCTGCCAAAAAGACCACCACAAAACCTGCAGCCAAGCGTCCTGCCGTCAAGACGCCGGCTAAAGCTGCAGAGTCGTCATCGTCCGAGGAGAGTAGCTCTGAGGAAGAAGAGGCCAGTAAAAAGCATGTTAAACCCGCTGCCACCACCAAGACCACCACAGCAGCCAGACCTAAAGCCAAGGAGGACAGCAGCTCTTCAGATGACTCCAGTGATGAAGAGG CAGCACCCAAACCAGCAGCAGTGAAGGCTACAACCCCAGCCTCAGCTAAAAAGGCAGCCGAAAGCAGCTCAGACTCTTCCGACAGTTCCGACTCGGAGGTGGAGACAGAGACCGCCAAGACGACGCCCGCTAAGCCTGCTCTGACCAATGGAAAGCCAGCTACACCCAAAGCAACCACCTCCGCAGTCAAGGCAACAAAACCAACCAAGGCTGCCGAGTCTTCCTCTTCCGAGGAGAGTAGCTCTGAGGAAGAGGCCAGTAAAAAGGCTGTGAAACCCACTGCCAGCCCCAAGACCACCACAGCAGCCAGACCTAAAACCACCCCTGCTGCCACCCCCAAGACCACCCCAGCAGCCAGACCTAAAACCAAGGAGGCCAGCAGCTCATCAGATGACTCTTCTTCTGAAGAAGAGGTGGCGGTGAAAGCACCAGCAGCAGTCACCACTCCCATCGCTAACG gCACTGTAAACGGTAAGAGAAAAAGGGATGGAGAGGCCTCAGAGGATGAGGAAGAATTAACGACACCTAAAAATAAGAAGgcagcaacaacaacaccacAGACGTTCCCTAAAGTCTCTAAGAAG AATAAGAGAGGAGGAAATTGA
- the nolc1 gene encoding nucleolar and coiled-body phosphoprotein 1 isoform X3 produces the protein MCFSGVFFVTFYRATAFRCACDFGDFLPHEPLVKMAEQSSVPSDLYKHVYSFLLENKFTKAAQHFIKQAKVPPQDEKETAGLLDIFNFWVKSPEAKKRKALPIGPENSDSPSAKKAKTAESSSEESSSDEEEAAVAAKAAPTAAKAPRPAKSDSSSSDDSSDEEEAVAKKPAAAKAPVKTPVVSAVRKKDSSSSSESSEDEAKAPAAKRKAPAATPKVGKAAAVTPKAAAQKKTASSSSSEDSSSEDEAPTKTPVKPPGPVKTPPAKAAESSSDDSSSDEEEASPSNKTKSGAYRAVPPSAAAKTPAAKDSSSSDSSDDEEEEKKKKKVPTKAVPVKTTPAKTVTPKASAAAKKAESSSESTDSSSEEEEEEAAKKPAAKATPAKATPAKATPAKATPAKATPAKATPAKATPAKATPAEDSDSSSEDEEEAKKPVVIRVKSTAVKITVTPAKEDSSSDSSSEEEGSKTVKVAPATAAVTVAEVKEQGAKTVTVAGAKATVKVVEDSSSSSSSEDDEEGTVKVAPAKATPTVTRGKAAESSSDTDSSSEDEEEAKKPAAKVTPAKVAPAKKSDPSSSDSDSSSEDETPAKPAAAAPKAPAKAATENSSDSESSSEDDEPPAKKAPPAKKATPASVAKPASKPATPVTKAAAAESSSDSDSSSEDDEPPAKKATPSTVPKSASKPAIPVTKAAESSSDSDSSSDEDEAIANKPTSKPATPLVTKSASKPATPVVTKSAPAKAAAESSSDSDSSDSEDQAAAAKKTTTKPAAKRPAVKTPAKAAESSSSEESSSEEEEASKKHVKPAATTKTTTAARPKAKEDSSSSDDSSDEEAPKPAAVKATTPASAKKAAESSSDSSDSSDSEVETETAKTTPAKPALTNGKPATPKATTSAVKATKPTKAAESSSSEESSSEEEASKKAVKPTASPKTTTAARPKTTPAATPKTTPAARPKTKEASSSSDDSSSEEEVAVKAPAAVTTPIANGTVNGKRKRDGEASEDEEELTTPKNKKAATTTPQTFPKVSKKINVPFRRIREEEIDVDNRLADNSFDAKRGSDGDWGQRANDVLRFTKGKSFRHEKTKKKRGSYCGGAISQSVNSIKFDSD, from the exons ATGTGCTTTTCCGGGGTTTTTTTTGTGACGTTTTATCGCGCGACAGCGTTTCGCTGCGCATGCGACTTCGGCGATTTTCTTCCACACGAGCCTCTGGTGAAAATGGCGGAGCAAAGTTCCGTGCCGAGTGATCTTTACAAACATGTATATTCATTTCTACTGGAGAACAAGTTTACCAAGGCCGCCCAACACTTCATCAAACAAGCTAAAGTG CCACCCCAGGATGAAAAAGAAACTGCTGGTCTTCTTGACATCTTTAACTTCTGGGTAAA GTCTCCCGAAGCTAAGAAACGCAAGGCGCTGCCCATCGGTCCAGAAAACAGTGACAGTCCGTCTGCTAAGAAGGCAAAGACTGCAGAGAGCTCCAGTGAGGAGTCAAGCAGTGATGAGGAGGAAGCTGCGGTAGCTGCCAAGGCTGCACCCACAG CAGCCAAGGCTCCACGCCCTGCTAAATCAGATTCCAGCAGCAGTGATGATTCCAGTGACGAGGAGGAGGCTGTAGCAAAG AAACCTGCAGCAGCCAAAGCCCCAGTGAAGACCCCTGTGGTGTCAGCAGTCAGGAAAAAGGACTCCAGCTCCAGCAGTGAGTCATCTGAAGATGAGGCCAAAGCTCCTGCAGCTA AACGAAAGGCTCCTGCCGCGACCCCTAAGGTAGGAAAGGCTGCAGCCGTGACCCCTAAGGCAGCAGCTCAGAAGAAGACTgcgagcagcagcagtagtgagGACAGCTCCAGTGAAGACGAGGCGCCCACTAAG ACCCCGGTGAAACCCCCTGGCCCTGTCAAGACCCCTCCAGCTAAGGCCGCCGAGTCCAGCAGTGACGACTCTTCGTCAGATGAAGAGGAGGCCTCTCccagcaacaagacaaaatcag gTGCTTACAGGGCTGTCCCACCCTCTGCTGCAGCTAAGACCCCTGCTGCTAAGGACAGTAGTTCCTCAGACAGcagtgatgatgaggaggaggagaagaagaagaagaaagtgcCAA CTAAAGCAGTCCCAGTCAAAACCACCCCGGCCAAGACTGTGACCCCCAAAGCTTCTGCAGCTGCTAAGAAGGCAGAGTCCAGCTCTGAGAGCACAG ACTCCAgctctgaagaagaagaagaagaagcagcaaaGAAGCCAGCGGCTAAGGCTACCCCGGCTAAGGCTACCCCGGCTAAGGCTACCCCGGCTAAGGCTACCCCGGCTAAGGCTACCCCGGCTAAGGCTACCCCGGCTAAGGCTACCCCGGCTAAGGCTACCCCAGCAGAAGACTCCGACTCCAGCTCTGAGGATGAAGAAGAGGCTAAGAAGCCAGTAGTAATAAGGGTTAAGTCCACAGCTGTCAAAATAACGGTTACCCCTGCCAAGGAAGACTCTTCCTCAGACTCCAGCTCGGAGGAGGAGGGTTCGAAGACTGTGAAAGTAGCGCCAGCCACAGCAGCAGTAACGGTGGCAGAGGTAAAGGAGCAGGGGGCCAAGACTGTGACTGTAGCGGGGGCCAAGGCTACTGTGAAGGTGGTGGAAGACAGCTCCTCTTCCTCGAGCTCCGAGGATGACGAAGAGGGGACAGTGAAAGTAGCACCAGCTAAGGCGACTCCTACCGTGACCCGAGGCAAGGCTGCTGAATCCTCCTCGGACACTGACTCAAGCTCAGAAGATGAGGAAGAGGCTAAAAAGCCAGCAGCCAAGGTCACCCCAGCCAAGGTGGCCCCAGCTAAGAAATCCGACCCTTCCAGCTCTG ACTCTGACAGCAGTTCTGAGGACGAGACACCAGCTAAACCTGCTGCAGCTGCCCCCAAGGCCCCAGCCAAGGCTGCTACAGAAAACAGCTCGGATTCAGAATCTTCTTCTGAAGATGACGAACCCCCAGCTAAGAAGGCTCCCCCAGCTAAGAAGGCTACCCCAGCCTCTGTTGCTAAACCAGCCTCCAAACCAGCCACTCCGGTTACTAAAGCAGCTGCAGCGGAGAGCAGCTCGGACTCCGACTCTTCTTCTGAAGATGACGAACCCCCAGCTAAGAAGGCTACCCCATCCACTGTTCCTAAATCAGCTTCCAAACCAGCCATCCCGGTTACTAAAGCAGCCGAGAGCAGTTCAGACTCCGACTCTAGCTCAGATGAGGATGAGGCCATAGCTAACAAGCCTACCTCTAAACCAGCCACCCCACTGGTGACTAAATCAGCCTCTAAACCAGCCACCCCAGTGGTGACTAAATCAGCCCCAGCCAAGGCAGCAGCCGAGAGCAGCTCCGATTCAGACAGCTCGGACTCGGAGGACCAGGCTGCTGCTGCCAAAAAGACCACCACAAAACCTGCAGCCAAGCGTCCTGCCGTCAAGACGCCGGCTAAAGCTGCAGAGTCGTCATCGTCCGAGGAGAGTAGCTCTGAGGAAGAAGAGGCCAGTAAAAAGCATGTTAAACCCGCTGCCACCACCAAGACCACCACAGCAGCCAGACCTAAAGCCAAGGAGGACAGCAGCTCTTCAGATGACTCCAGTGATGAAGAGG CACCCAAACCAGCAGCAGTGAAGGCTACAACCCCAGCCTCAGCTAAAAAGGCAGCCGAAAGCAGCTCAGACTCTTCCGACAGTTCCGACTCGGAGGTGGAGACAGAGACCGCCAAGACGACGCCCGCTAAGCCTGCTCTGACCAATGGAAAGCCAGCTACACCCAAAGCAACCACCTCCGCAGTCAAGGCAACAAAACCAACCAAGGCTGCCGAGTCTTCCTCTTCCGAGGAGAGTAGCTCTGAGGAAGAGGCCAGTAAAAAGGCTGTGAAACCCACTGCCAGCCCCAAGACCACCACAGCAGCCAGACCTAAAACCACCCCTGCTGCCACCCCCAAGACCACCCCAGCAGCCAGACCTAAAACCAAGGAGGCCAGCAGCTCATCAGATGACTCTTCTTCTGAAGAAGAGGTGGCGGTGAAAGCACCAGCAGCAGTCACCACTCCCATCGCTAACG gCACTGTAAACGGTAAGAGAAAAAGGGATGGAGAGGCCTCAGAGGATGAGGAAGAATTAACGACACCTAAAAATAAGAAGgcagcaacaacaacaccacAGACGTTCCCTAAAGTCTCTAAGAAG ATCAATGTACCTTTTCGTAGAATAAGAGAGGAGGAAATTGATGTGGATAACCGACTGGCTGACAACTCCTTCGATGCCAAG CGCGGGTCAGATGGAGACTGGGGCCAGAGGGCCAATGACGTGCTCCGCTTCACCAAGGGAAAGTCCTTCCGCCACGAGAAGACCAAGAAGAAGAGGGGTAGCTACTGCGGAGGAGCCATCTCCCAGTCCGTCAACTCCATCAAGTTCGACAGCGACTGA
- the nolc1 gene encoding nucleolar and coiled-body phosphoprotein 1 isoform X2 → MAEQSSVPSDLYKHVYSFLLENKFTKAAQHFIKQAKVPPQDEKETAGLLDIFNFWVKSPEAKKRKALPIGPENSDSPSAKKAKTAESSSEESSSDEEEAAVAAKAAPTAKAPRPAKSDSSSSDDSSDEEEAVAKKPAAAKAPVKTPVVSAVRKKDSSSSSESSEDEAKAPAAKRKAPAATPKVGKAAAVTPKAAAQKKTASSSSSEDSSSEDEAPTKTPVKPPGPVKTPPAKAAESSSDDSSSDEEEASPSNKTKSGAYRAVPPSAAAKTPAAKDSSSSDSSDDEEEEKKKKKVPTKAVPVKTTPAKTVTPKASAAAKKAESSSESTDSSSEEEEEEAAKKPAAKATPAKATPAKATPAKATPAKATPAKATPAKATPAKATPAEDSDSSSEDEEEAKKPVVIRVKSTAVKITVTPAKEDSSSDSSSEEEGSKTVKVAPATAAVTVAEVKEQGAKTVTVAGAKATVKVVEDSSSSSSSEDDEEGTVKVAPAKATPTVTRGKAAESSSDTDSSSEDEEEAKKPAAKVTPAKVAPAKKSDPSSSDSDSSSEDETPAKPAAAAPKAPAKAATENSSDSESSSEDDEPPAKKAPPAKKATPASVAKPASKPATPVTKAAAAESSSDSDSSSEDDEPPAKKATPSTVPKSASKPAIPVTKAAESSSDSDSSSDEDEAIANKPTSKPATPLVTKSASKPATPVVTKSAPAKAAAESSSDSDSSDSEDQAAAAKKTTTKPAAKRPAVKTPAKAAESSSSEESSSEEEEASKKHVKPAATTKTTTAARPKAKEDSSSSDDSSDEEAAPKPAAVKATTPASAKKAAESSSDSSDSSDSEVETETAKTTPAKPALTNGKPATPKATTSAVKATKPTKAAESSSSEESSSEEEASKKAVKPTASPKTTTAARPKTTPAATPKTTPAARPKTKEASSSSDDSSSEEEVAVKAPAAVTTPIANGTVNGKRKRDGEASEDEEELTTPKNKKAATTTPQTFPKVSKKINVPFRRIREEEIDVDNRLADNSFDAKRGSDGDWGQRANDVLRFTKGKSFRHEKTKKKRGSYCGGAISQSVNSIKFDSD, encoded by the exons ATGGCGGAGCAAAGTTCCGTGCCGAGTGATCTTTACAAACATGTATATTCATTTCTACTGGAGAACAAGTTTACCAAGGCCGCCCAACACTTCATCAAACAAGCTAAAGTG CCACCCCAGGATGAAAAAGAAACTGCTGGTCTTCTTGACATCTTTAACTTCTGGGTAAA GTCTCCCGAAGCTAAGAAACGCAAGGCGCTGCCCATCGGTCCAGAAAACAGTGACAGTCCGTCTGCTAAGAAGGCAAAGACTGCAGAGAGCTCCAGTGAGGAGTCAAGCAGTGATGAGGAGGAAGCTGCGGTAGCTGCCAAGGCTGCACCCACAG CCAAGGCTCCACGCCCTGCTAAATCAGATTCCAGCAGCAGTGATGATTCCAGTGACGAGGAGGAGGCTGTAGCAAAG AAACCTGCAGCAGCCAAAGCCCCAGTGAAGACCCCTGTGGTGTCAGCAGTCAGGAAAAAGGACTCCAGCTCCAGCAGTGAGTCATCTGAAGATGAGGCCAAAGCTCCTGCAGCTA AACGAAAGGCTCCTGCCGCGACCCCTAAGGTAGGAAAGGCTGCAGCCGTGACCCCTAAGGCAGCAGCTCAGAAGAAGACTgcgagcagcagcagtagtgagGACAGCTCCAGTGAAGACGAGGCGCCCACTAAG ACCCCGGTGAAACCCCCTGGCCCTGTCAAGACCCCTCCAGCTAAGGCCGCCGAGTCCAGCAGTGACGACTCTTCGTCAGATGAAGAGGAGGCCTCTCccagcaacaagacaaaatcag gTGCTTACAGGGCTGTCCCACCCTCTGCTGCAGCTAAGACCCCTGCTGCTAAGGACAGTAGTTCCTCAGACAGcagtgatgatgaggaggaggagaagaagaagaagaaagtgcCAA CTAAAGCAGTCCCAGTCAAAACCACCCCGGCCAAGACTGTGACCCCCAAAGCTTCTGCAGCTGCTAAGAAGGCAGAGTCCAGCTCTGAGAGCACAG ACTCCAgctctgaagaagaagaagaagaagcagcaaaGAAGCCAGCGGCTAAGGCTACCCCGGCTAAGGCTACCCCGGCTAAGGCTACCCCGGCTAAGGCTACCCCGGCTAAGGCTACCCCGGCTAAGGCTACCCCGGCTAAGGCTACCCCGGCTAAGGCTACCCCAGCAGAAGACTCCGACTCCAGCTCTGAGGATGAAGAAGAGGCTAAGAAGCCAGTAGTAATAAGGGTTAAGTCCACAGCTGTCAAAATAACGGTTACCCCTGCCAAGGAAGACTCTTCCTCAGACTCCAGCTCGGAGGAGGAGGGTTCGAAGACTGTGAAAGTAGCGCCAGCCACAGCAGCAGTAACGGTGGCAGAGGTAAAGGAGCAGGGGGCCAAGACTGTGACTGTAGCGGGGGCCAAGGCTACTGTGAAGGTGGTGGAAGACAGCTCCTCTTCCTCGAGCTCCGAGGATGACGAAGAGGGGACAGTGAAAGTAGCACCAGCTAAGGCGACTCCTACCGTGACCCGAGGCAAGGCTGCTGAATCCTCCTCGGACACTGACTCAAGCTCAGAAGATGAGGAAGAGGCTAAAAAGCCAGCAGCCAAGGTCACCCCAGCCAAGGTGGCCCCAGCTAAGAAATCCGACCCTTCCAGCTCTG ACTCTGACAGCAGTTCTGAGGACGAGACACCAGCTAAACCTGCTGCAGCTGCCCCCAAGGCCCCAGCCAAGGCTGCTACAGAAAACAGCTCGGATTCAGAATCTTCTTCTGAAGATGACGAACCCCCAGCTAAGAAGGCTCCCCCAGCTAAGAAGGCTACCCCAGCCTCTGTTGCTAAACCAGCCTCCAAACCAGCCACTCCGGTTACTAAAGCAGCTGCAGCGGAGAGCAGCTCGGACTCCGACTCTTCTTCTGAAGATGACGAACCCCCAGCTAAGAAGGCTACCCCATCCACTGTTCCTAAATCAGCTTCCAAACCAGCCATCCCGGTTACTAAAGCAGCCGAGAGCAGTTCAGACTCCGACTCTAGCTCAGATGAGGATGAGGCCATAGCTAACAAGCCTACCTCTAAACCAGCCACCCCACTGGTGACTAAATCAGCCTCTAAACCAGCCACCCCAGTGGTGACTAAATCAGCCCCAGCCAAGGCAGCAGCCGAGAGCAGCTCCGATTCAGACAGCTCGGACTCGGAGGACCAGGCTGCTGCTGCCAAAAAGACCACCACAAAACCTGCAGCCAAGCGTCCTGCCGTCAAGACGCCGGCTAAAGCTGCAGAGTCGTCATCGTCCGAGGAGAGTAGCTCTGAGGAAGAAGAGGCCAGTAAAAAGCATGTTAAACCCGCTGCCACCACCAAGACCACCACAGCAGCCAGACCTAAAGCCAAGGAGGACAGCAGCTCTTCAGATGACTCCAGTGATGAAGAGG CAGCACCCAAACCAGCAGCAGTGAAGGCTACAACCCCAGCCTCAGCTAAAAAGGCAGCCGAAAGCAGCTCAGACTCTTCCGACAGTTCCGACTCGGAGGTGGAGACAGAGACCGCCAAGACGACGCCCGCTAAGCCTGCTCTGACCAATGGAAAGCCAGCTACACCCAAAGCAACCACCTCCGCAGTCAAGGCAACAAAACCAACCAAGGCTGCCGAGTCTTCCTCTTCCGAGGAGAGTAGCTCTGAGGAAGAGGCCAGTAAAAAGGCTGTGAAACCCACTGCCAGCCCCAAGACCACCACAGCAGCCAGACCTAAAACCACCCCTGCTGCCACCCCCAAGACCACCCCAGCAGCCAGACCTAAAACCAAGGAGGCCAGCAGCTCATCAGATGACTCTTCTTCTGAAGAAGAGGTGGCGGTGAAAGCACCAGCAGCAGTCACCACTCCCATCGCTAACG gCACTGTAAACGGTAAGAGAAAAAGGGATGGAGAGGCCTCAGAGGATGAGGAAGAATTAACGACACCTAAAAATAAGAAGgcagcaacaacaacaccacAGACGTTCCCTAAAGTCTCTAAGAAG ATCAATGTACCTTTTCGTAGAATAAGAGAGGAGGAAATTGATGTGGATAACCGACTGGCTGACAACTCCTTCGATGCCAAG CGCGGGTCAGATGGAGACTGGGGCCAGAGGGCCAATGACGTGCTCCGCTTCACCAAGGGAAAGTCCTTCCGCCACGAGAAGACCAAGAAGAAGAGGGGTAGCTACTGCGGAGGAGCCATCTCCCAGTCCGTCAACTCCATCAAGTTCGACAGCGACTGA